Proteins from a single region of Sphingomonas morindae:
- a CDS encoding FliH/SctL family protein, whose protein sequence is MHIKPFGYERPFRVPEEAAAAAGPAQLHAQIETLRGALEAARLARDEAVETARREGFAAGLAQGREEAGGALLAAVDALQAGLDDLDARLADHVRHVVQDAAELALVAAETLAGHAVALEPVRAIDEALARVLAQLGRGTRLRLHLHPSLVGRMEQALAARAARERRTLAVTLVPDEALPPGDGTILWDEGGTELRAAARRAAIVAELAPFLRRAEPDAKSGPEADPAGTPPSI, encoded by the coding sequence ATGCACATCAAACCCTTCGGTTATGAGCGGCCGTTCCGGGTGCCGGAGGAGGCCGCCGCCGCCGCCGGCCCCGCCCAGCTGCACGCGCAGATCGAAACGCTGCGCGGCGCGCTCGAGGCGGCGCGGCTGGCGCGCGACGAGGCGGTCGAGACGGCCCGGCGCGAAGGCTTCGCCGCCGGGCTCGCCCAGGGCCGCGAGGAGGCGGGCGGGGCGCTGCTGGCGGCGGTGGACGCGCTGCAGGCCGGCCTTGACGATCTCGATGCGCGGCTGGCGGATCATGTCCGCCACGTCGTGCAGGACGCGGCCGAGCTGGCGCTGGTCGCTGCCGAGACGCTGGCCGGCCATGCCGTGGCGCTGGAGCCCGTCCGCGCGATCGACGAGGCGCTGGCGCGCGTGCTCGCTCAGCTCGGCCGCGGCACCCGGCTGCGGCTGCATCTCCATCCCTCGCTGGTCGGCCGGATGGAGCAGGCGCTCGCCGCGCGCGCCGCGCGCGAGCGGCGCACGCTGGCGGTGACGCTGGTGCCCGACGAGGCGCTGCCGCCCGGTGACGGCACCATCCTGTGGGACGAGGGCGGCACCGAGCTGCGCGCTGCCGCGCGCCGCGCCGCGATCGTCGCCGAACTGGCACCTTTTCTCCGCCGGGCCGAGCCCGATGCGAAATCTGGCCCCGAGGCGGACCCGGCCGGGACGCCACCTTCTATATAG
- the fliG gene encoding flagellar motor switch protein FliG, whose translation MSTVAALAEPPEVGKLSGLQRAAALMLALGEEHGAPIWGLLSIEEVKELSACIAQLGRVPAPAIEYLLRVFSSEVSSMTTLHGSYDSAERLLTAVLSPERVKEIMEDIRGPSGRTMWDKLSNVSEAALAGYLKNEYPQTIAVIMHKLRSDHAARVLGELPPELATDVVMRMLRMDTVQKDVIQQVEQTLRGEFMSNLARAQRRDPHEAIAEMFNALDRSTEERMLAALDERSPESAERIRALMFTFEDLGRLLPAAVQVIVRNANKRELALALKGAPEEMKQLFFGVMSQRAAKLMRDDMAAMGPVRARDCEEAQVNLVRLAKALGDSGEILLVDPKAEEAMIY comes from the coding sequence ATGAGCACCGTCGCAGCCTTGGCCGAGCCGCCCGAGGTCGGCAAATTATCGGGCCTGCAGCGTGCCGCCGCGCTCATGCTCGCCCTCGGCGAGGAACATGGCGCACCGATTTGGGGGCTGCTTTCGATCGAGGAGGTGAAGGAACTCAGCGCCTGCATCGCCCAGCTGGGTCGCGTGCCGGCGCCTGCCATCGAATATCTGCTGCGCGTCTTCTCCAGCGAGGTCTCCAGCATGACCACGCTCCACGGCTCCTACGACAGTGCCGAGCGGCTGCTGACGGCGGTGCTCTCGCCCGAGCGGGTGAAGGAGATCATGGAGGATATTCGCGGGCCGTCCGGCCGCACCATGTGGGACAAGCTGTCCAATGTCAGCGAGGCGGCGCTAGCCGGCTATCTGAAGAACGAATATCCGCAGACCATCGCGGTCATCATGCACAAGCTGCGCTCCGATCATGCGGCGCGGGTGCTGGGCGAGCTGCCGCCCGAACTCGCCACCGACGTGGTGATGCGCATGCTGCGCATGGACACGGTGCAGAAGGACGTGATCCAGCAGGTGGAGCAGACGCTGCGCGGAGAGTTCATGAGCAATCTGGCGCGCGCCCAGCGCCGCGATCCGCACGAGGCGATCGCGGAGATGTTCAACGCGCTCGACCGCAGCACCGAGGAGCGGATGCTCGCCGCGCTCGACGAGCGCTCGCCCGAAAGCGCCGAGCGCATCCGCGCGCTGATGTTCACCTTCGAGGATCTCGGCCGGCTGCTGCCCGCGGCGGTGCAGGTGATCGTGCGCAACGCCAACAAGCGCGAGCTGGCGCTGGCGCTGAAGGGCGCGCCGGAAGAGATGAAGCAGCTCTTCTTCGGCGTGATGAGCCAGCGCGCGGCCAAGCTGATGCGCGACGACATGGCGGCGATGGGCCCGGTGCGCGCGCGCGATTGCGAGGAAGCCCAGGTCAATCTGGTGCGCCTCGCCAAGGCGCTCGGCGACAGCGGCGAGATCCTGCTCGTCGATCCCAAGGCCGAAGAGGCGATGATCTACTGA
- a CDS encoding flagellar biosynthesis protein FlgB: MPSQPPLLDAITRSLHHLATRQRVVAENIANSETPHFRARDVRPPDFGALLERQIGRGGVQRITPPQVVPTEAMVALGVPRPADRATIRDRATSETKPDGNTVSLEDQLLKMGQIRTDFAAMTNLYRKQLGLINGAIGHGN; encoded by the coding sequence ATGCCCAGCCAGCCGCCATTGCTCGACGCGATCACCCGCTCGCTCCACCATCTCGCCACCCGGCAGCGCGTGGTGGCCGAGAATATCGCCAACAGCGAAACGCCCCATTTCCGCGCGCGCGACGTGCGGCCGCCCGATTTCGGCGCGCTGCTCGAACGCCAGATCGGGCGTGGCGGCGTGCAGCGCATCACCCCGCCCCAGGTGGTGCCAACCGAGGCGATGGTGGCGCTCGGCGTGCCCCGCCCGGCGGACCGCGCCACCATCCGCGACCGCGCGACGAGCGAGACCAAGCCCGACGGCAACACCGTGTCGCTGGAAGATCAGCTGCTGAAAATGGGCCAGATCCGCACCGATTTCGCCGCCATGACCAATTTGTACCGGAAGCAGCTTGGCCTCATCAACGGCGCCATCGGCCACGGCAACTAG
- the groL gene encoding chaperonin GroEL (60 kDa chaperone family; promotes refolding of misfolded polypeptides especially under stressful conditions; forms two stacked rings of heptamers to form a barrel-shaped 14mer; ends can be capped by GroES; misfolded proteins enter the barrel where they are refolded when GroES binds), with protein sequence MAAKDVKFSRDARERILRGVDILADAVKVTLGPKGRNVVIDKSFGAPRITKDGVTVAKEIELKDKFENMGAQMVREVASKTNDLAGDGTTTATVLAQAIVREGMKSVAAGMNPMDLKRGIDLAVTKVVENLKARSKPVAGSNEVAQVGIISANGDKEVGEKIAEAMEKVGKEGVITVEEAKGLEFELDVVEGMQFDRGYLSPYFITNPEKMQVELSDPYILIHEKKLSNLQSMLPILEAVVQSGRPLLIIAEDIEGEALATLVVNKLRGGLKVAAVKAPGFGDRRKAMLEDIAILTKGELISEDLGIKLENVTVGMLGTAKRVTIDKDNTTIVDGAGDEGAIKARVEAIRAQIEITTSDYDREKLQERLAKLAGGVAVIKVGGATEVEVKERKDRVDDALHATRAAVEEGIVPGGGTALLYATKALDGLKGVNDDQTRGVDIIRRAITAPVKQIAQNAGFDGAVVAGKLLDGTDEKLGFNASTDVYEDLVAAGVIDPTKVVRTALQDAASVAGLLITTEATVAELPDDKPAPAGMPGGGMGGMGGMDF encoded by the coding sequence ATGGCTGCGAAGGACGTTAAGTTCTCCCGCGACGCCCGCGAGCGGATTCTGCGCGGTGTCGACATCCTCGCCGACGCGGTGAAGGTGACGCTCGGCCCCAAGGGCCGCAATGTCGTGATCGACAAGTCGTTCGGCGCCCCGCGCATCACCAAGGACGGCGTCACCGTCGCCAAGGAGATCGAGCTGAAGGACAAGTTCGAGAACATGGGCGCCCAGATGGTGCGCGAAGTGGCCTCGAAGACCAACGATCTCGCCGGTGACGGCACCACCACCGCGACCGTGCTCGCCCAGGCGATCGTCCGCGAGGGCATGAAGTCGGTGGCCGCCGGCATGAACCCGATGGATCTGAAGCGCGGCATCGATCTCGCCGTGACCAAGGTCGTCGAGAATCTGAAGGCGCGTTCCAAGCCGGTCGCCGGCTCGAACGAGGTCGCCCAGGTCGGCATCATCTCCGCCAATGGCGACAAGGAAGTCGGCGAGAAGATCGCCGAGGCCATGGAGAAGGTCGGCAAGGAAGGCGTGATCACCGTCGAAGAGGCGAAGGGTCTCGAGTTCGAGCTCGACGTCGTCGAGGGCATGCAGTTCGACCGCGGCTATCTTTCGCCCTATTTCATCACCAACCCGGAGAAGATGCAGGTCGAGCTCAGCGACCCCTACATCCTCATCCATGAGAAGAAGCTGTCGAACCTCCAGTCGATGCTTCCGATCCTCGAGGCGGTGGTGCAGTCGGGCCGTCCGCTGCTCATCATCGCCGAGGACATCGAGGGCGAGGCGCTCGCCACGCTCGTGGTCAACAAGCTGCGCGGCGGCCTGAAGGTCGCGGCCGTGAAGGCGCCGGGCTTCGGCGATCGCCGCAAGGCGATGCTCGAGGACATCGCGATCCTCACCAAGGGCGAGCTGATCTCGGAAGATCTCGGCATCAAGCTCGAGAATGTCACCGTCGGCATGCTCGGCACCGCCAAGCGCGTCACGATCGACAAGGACAACACCACCATCGTCGATGGTGCCGGTGACGAGGGCGCGATCAAGGCCCGCGTCGAGGCGATCCGCGCGCAGATCGAGATCACCACGTCCGACTATGATCGCGAGAAGCTCCAGGAGCGTCTGGCGAAGCTGGCGGGTGGCGTGGCCGTGATCAAGGTCGGCGGCGCCACCGAGGTCGAGGTGAAGGAGCGCAAGGACCGCGTCGACGACGCGCTGCACGCGACCCGCGCGGCCGTGGAAGAGGGCATCGTCCCGGGTGGCGGCACCGCGCTGCTCTATGCCACCAAGGCGCTGGACGGCCTGAAGGGCGTGAACGACGACCAGACCCGCGGCGTCGACATCATCCGTCGCGCGATCACCGCGCCGGTCAAGCAGATCGCGCAGAATGCGGGCTTCGACGGCGCCGTCGTCGCCGGCAAGCTGCTCGACGGCACCGACGAGAAGCTGGGCTTCAACGCCTCGACCGACGTCTATGAGGATCTCGTCGCCGCCGGCGTCATCGATCCGACCAAGGTGGTGCGCACCGCGCTCCAGGACGCCGCTTCGGTGGCCGGCCTGCTGATCACCACCGAGGCGACCGTCGCCGAACTGCCCGACGACAAGCCGGCGCCCGCCGGCATGCCGGGCGGCGGCATGGGCGGCATGGGCGGCATGGACTTCTAA
- the groES gene encoding co-chaperone GroES, which translates to MNFRPLHDRVLVRRVEAEEKTAGGIIIPDSAKEKPQEGEVVAAGAGAKDESGKVSPLDVKAGDRILFGKWSGTEVKINGEDLLIMKESDILGIVG; encoded by the coding sequence ATGAACTTTCGTCCGTTGCACGACCGCGTGCTCGTTCGTCGCGTCGAGGCCGAGGAAAAGACGGCCGGCGGCATCATCATCCCCGATTCCGCCAAGGAAAAGCCGCAGGAGGGCGAGGTCGTCGCCGCCGGTGCCGGCGCCAAGGACGAGAGCGGCAAGGTGAGCCCGCTGGACGTGAAGGCCGGCGATCGCATCCTGTTCGGCAAGTGGTCGGGCACCGAGGTGAAGATCAACGGCGAGGATCTCCTCATCATGAAGGAGAGCGACATCCTGGGGATCGTCGGCTGA
- the sppA gene encoding signal peptide peptidase SppA, which produces MRFVRAFWRFLVGVKDLLALILLLILFGGLFVGLSGGGPAVPSGGGALVLDLKGALAEQPADARALDLVNGGDAGGSQSVRLRDMVRAVKAAAGDDRIKALVLNLDGFTGGGQAAISELGRAIDLVRAAGKPVLARATAYDDARYLIAAHASEIWLDPLGAVLTLGPGGAQLYYKGLLDKLGVEAHVYRVGKFKSAVEPFIRSDASPEARAANQALINALWTQYQQEVARTRPRAQLAAYLARLTAGQLPNLSLAEAARAAGLVDHLGDRIAFGRHVADLVGADAKAGPGGFKTVALSDWVDLNPAPSGGDAIGVVTVAGAIVDGKAPLGTAGGDSIAEALNRSLARDDLKALVVRIDSPGGSVTGSDRIRSAILAAKAKGLPVVVSMGSVAASGGYWVATAGDTIFAEPSTITGSIGVFGIIPTFQNALGKIGLSADGVGATPLSGQPDVLRGTTPVADAMLQAGVNQTYARFLALVAGARHIPVPTVDAIAQGRVWDGATARRLGLVDHFGGLADALAEAARRAGLDPAQVHPVFVERPASLRLRLLRMLTDGADQGAQGRADDVFAGLRAAPDLAAARALGDARMILTGPAIQVRCLVCGAALPPDPADLRTTRGLLSHAGF; this is translated from the coding sequence ATGCGTTTCGTACGGGCCTTCTGGCGTTTTCTGGTTGGGGTCAAGGATCTGCTGGCGCTGATCCTGCTGCTGATCCTGTTCGGGGGGCTGTTCGTCGGCTTGTCGGGCGGCGGCCCGGCGGTGCCGTCGGGCGGCGGCGCGCTGGTGCTGGATCTGAAGGGCGCGCTCGCCGAGCAGCCGGCCGATGCGCGGGCGCTCGATCTCGTCAATGGCGGCGACGCCGGCGGATCCCAGTCCGTGCGGCTGCGCGACATGGTGCGCGCGGTCAAGGCCGCGGCCGGGGATGATCGCATCAAGGCGCTGGTGCTCAACCTCGACGGCTTCACCGGCGGCGGCCAGGCGGCGATCTCGGAGCTTGGTCGGGCGATCGATCTGGTCCGCGCCGCCGGCAAGCCCGTGCTCGCCCGCGCCACCGCCTATGATGATGCGCGCTACCTCATCGCCGCCCATGCCAGCGAGATCTGGCTCGATCCGCTGGGCGCGGTGCTCACCCTCGGGCCGGGCGGCGCGCAGCTCTATTACAAGGGGCTGCTCGATAAGCTCGGGGTCGAGGCGCATGTCTATCGGGTCGGCAAGTTCAAATCGGCGGTGGAGCCCTTTATCCGCAGCGATGCGAGCCCCGAAGCGCGCGCCGCCAACCAGGCGCTGATCAACGCGCTGTGGACGCAATATCAGCAGGAGGTGGCGCGCACGCGGCCCAGGGCCCAGCTCGCCGCCTATCTCGCTCGGCTGACGGCCGGCCAGCTTCCCAATCTCTCGCTCGCCGAGGCGGCCCGCGCCGCCGGGCTGGTCGATCATCTGGGCGACCGCATCGCCTTTGGCCGCCACGTCGCCGATCTGGTGGGCGCCGATGCCAAGGCCGGCCCCGGCGGGTTCAAGACGGTGGCGCTATCGGATTGGGTCGATCTCAATCCCGCGCCGAGCGGCGGCGACGCGATCGGCGTCGTCACCGTGGCGGGCGCGATCGTCGACGGCAAGGCGCCGCTCGGCACCGCCGGCGGCGACAGCATCGCCGAGGCGCTCAATCGCTCGCTGGCGCGCGACGACCTGAAGGCGCTGGTGGTGCGGATCGACAGCCCCGGCGGCTCGGTGACCGGATCGGACCGGATCCGCTCCGCCATCCTCGCCGCCAAGGCCAAGGGCCTGCCGGTGGTGGTGTCCATGGGTTCGGTGGCGGCGTCGGGCGGCTATTGGGTGGCGACCGCCGGAGACACCATCTTCGCCGAGCCTTCCACCATCACCGGCTCGATCGGCGTGTTCGGCATCATCCCGACCTTCCAGAACGCGCTCGGCAAGATCGGGCTTTCGGCTGATGGCGTCGGCGCCACGCCGCTGTCGGGCCAGCCCGACGTGCTGCGCGGCACCACGCCGGTGGCCGACGCGATGCTCCAGGCCGGCGTCAACCAGACCTATGCCCGCTTCCTCGCGCTCGTCGCGGGCGCGCGCCACATCCCGGTGCCGACGGTGGACGCGATCGCGCAGGGGCGGGTCTGGGATGGGGCGACCGCGCGCCGGCTCGGGCTGGTGGATCATTTCGGCGGCCTCGCCGATGCCCTGGCGGAGGCCGCGCGTCGCGCCGGGCTCGATCCGGCGCAGGTCCATCCGGTCTTTGTCGAGCGTCCGGCCTCGCTGCGGCTGCGGCTGCTGCGCATGCTGACTGACGGCGCCGATCAGGGCGCGCAGGGCCGCGCGGACGATGTCTTCGCCGGGCTGCGCGCCGCGCCCGATCTGGCGGCGGCGCGCGCGCTTGGCGATGCGCGGATGATCCTCACCGGCCCGGCCATTCAGGTGCGCTGCCTCGTCTGCGGCGCGGCGCTGCCGCCCGATCCGGCCGATCTCCGCACCACGCGCGGCCTGCTCAGCCATGCCGGCTTCTGA
- a CDS encoding GNAT family N-acetyltransferase, translating to MPASEPARGPALIRPVRREDAAAIAELYRPYVTDSVITFELAAPDEGEIGARIEAITHAFPWLVAEREGAVIGYAYGSPYRTRAAYRWVAETGIYLAPAAQGQGLGRLLYGALLDALAAHGYVAAIGVLTLPNPASEALHAALGFRPAGVQPGIGFKQGRWHDVGFWQRDLAPRTADPAVPQPR from the coding sequence ATGCCGGCTTCTGAACCGGCGCGCGGGCCGGCGCTGATCCGGCCGGTGCGGCGGGAGGACGCCGCCGCCATCGCCGAACTCTACCGCCCCTATGTCACGGACAGCGTCATCACCTTCGAGCTGGCGGCCCCCGACGAGGGCGAGATCGGCGCGCGGATCGAGGCGATCACCCACGCCTTCCCCTGGCTGGTCGCCGAGCGGGAGGGCGCGGTGATCGGCTATGCCTATGGCAGCCCCTATCGCACGCGCGCCGCCTATCGCTGGGTGGCGGAGACGGGCATCTATCTCGCGCCGGCCGCGCAGGGCCAGGGGCTCGGCCGCCTTCTCTACGGCGCCCTTTTGGACGCGCTGGCGGCGCACGGCTATGTCGCCGCCATCGGCGTCCTCACTTTGCCCAATCCGGCCAGCGAGGCGTTGCACGCGGCGCTCGGCTTCCGCCCCGCCGGGGTGCAGCCGGGCATCGGCTTCAAGCAGGGGCGCTGGCACGATGTCGGCTTCTGGCAGCGCGATCTCGCGCCGCGCACGGCCGATCCGGCGGTGCCTCAGCCGCGATAG
- a CDS encoding trimeric intracellular cation channel family protein, with amino-acid sequence MVHPLSLPPLGPVLPWLDMAGLAVFAASGALAAARARQTFVTFCFFACVTGTGGGTTRDLLIGAPVFWLRDPASLGICLAMAALVWLVPRRWWPEAALDWCDAAGLAAYAVYGAGKALSYDVPPLPAAMMGVVSACLGGIIRDVVAGVPSIILRPELYVTAAALAAGLFVGLTRAGLAAPWPAAVAVLAGFALRAAAIARGLALPAYRG; translated from the coding sequence ATGGTGCATCCGCTTAGCCTGCCGCCGCTCGGGCCGGTGCTGCCCTGGCTCGACATGGCCGGGCTGGCGGTGTTCGCCGCCTCGGGCGCGCTCGCCGCCGCACGGGCGCGGCAGACCTTCGTCACCTTCTGCTTCTTCGCCTGCGTCACCGGCACCGGCGGCGGCACCACGCGCGACCTGCTGATCGGCGCGCCCGTCTTCTGGCTGCGCGATCCCGCCAGCCTCGGCATCTGCCTGGCGATGGCGGCGCTGGTGTGGCTGGTGCCGCGACGCTGGTGGCCCGAGGCCGCGCTGGACTGGTGCGACGCCGCCGGCCTCGCCGCCTATGCCGTCTATGGCGCGGGCAAGGCGCTGAGCTATGACGTGCCGCCGCTGCCCGCCGCGATGATGGGGGTGGTGTCCGCCTGCCTGGGCGGGATCATCCGCGATGTCGTCGCGGGCGTGCCGTCGATCATCCTGCGACCCGAACTCTATGTCACCGCGGCGGCGCTTGCGGCGGGGCTGTTCGTGGGGCTGACGCGTGCCGGGCTCGCCGCGCCCTGGCCGGCGGCGGTGGCGGTGCTCGCCGGCTTCGCGCTGCGCGCCGCCGCGATCGCGCGCGGCCTGGCGCTGCCCGCCTATCGCGGCTGA
- a CDS encoding dihydrolipoyl dehydrogenase, whose product MTLIYDVAVIGAGTAGLAAERAARAAGANTLLIDPQFAGTTCARCGCMPSKLLIAAARAAQAVRRAPDFGVGASAPAVDGRAVMKRVRDLRDRFTAGVEADIAALPEGVKRRGSARFLGPTRLGLDDGAEIEARAVVIATGARPALPPAFAALGDRALTHESLFTLTDLPARLGVIGAGPLGLELAQAFARLGVEVAVFDQGQTLGGVAADGPIGAALRDVLTRDLALHLDTEVIAEAEGDGVRLRWHGASQGSLMVDRLLVATGRPPALDELDLAATGLVLPEDGSLPIDPETLQLGAGPLFMAGDADGVRPVLHEASTEGAIAGRNAALYPQIARVRRDPPFSILFTEPSLALIGETDRADALIGESDYRDQGRATIDGVADGLARLHAAPDGRLIGAEIFAPGAEHLGHLLAWAIADGLAAHQLLDRPFYHPTLEEGLKPALRALCARAGTMPPAERDEGSPAGP is encoded by the coding sequence ATGACCCTGATCTATGATGTCGCCGTGATCGGCGCCGGCACCGCCGGGCTCGCCGCCGAACGCGCTGCGCGTGCGGCCGGGGCGAACACCCTGCTGATCGATCCGCAGTTCGCCGGAACGACCTGCGCGCGCTGCGGCTGCATGCCGTCCAAGCTGCTGATCGCGGCGGCGCGGGCCGCGCAGGCGGTGCGGCGCGCGCCGGACTTCGGCGTGGGCGCGTCGGCGCCTGCGGTCGACGGCCGGGCGGTGATGAAGCGCGTGCGGGACTTGCGCGATCGGTTCACCGCCGGGGTGGAGGCGGACATCGCCGCCCTGCCGGAGGGCGTCAAGCGGCGCGGATCGGCGCGCTTTCTCGGCCCGACGCGGCTCGGGCTCGACGATGGCGCGGAGATCGAGGCGCGCGCGGTGGTGATCGCCACCGGCGCCCGGCCGGCGCTGCCGCCCGCCTTCGCCGCGCTCGGCGATCGCGCGCTGACGCACGAAAGCCTGTTCACGCTCACCGATCTGCCCGCGCGGTTGGGCGTGATCGGCGCGGGGCCGCTGGGGCTGGAGCTTGCCCAGGCCTTCGCCCGTCTCGGCGTGGAGGTGGCCGTCTTCGATCAGGGGCAGACGCTCGGTGGCGTCGCGGCGGACGGGCCGATCGGCGCGGCGCTGCGCGACGTGCTGACGCGCGATCTCGCTCTGCATCTCGACACCGAGGTGATCGCCGAGGCGGAGGGCGATGGCGTGCGGCTGCGCTGGCACGGCGCCAGCCAGGGCAGCCTGATGGTGGATCGCCTGTTGGTCGCGACCGGGCGGCCGCCCGCGCTGGACGAGCTCGATCTCGCCGCGACGGGGCTGGTTCTGCCCGAAGACGGATCGCTGCCGATCGACCCGGAGACGCTCCAGCTGGGCGCCGGGCCGCTGTTCATGGCCGGCGACGCCGATGGCGTGCGCCCCGTGCTGCACGAGGCGTCCACCGAGGGCGCGATCGCCGGGCGCAACGCGGCGCTTTATCCGCAGATCGCGCGCGTGCGGCGCGACCCGCCCTTCTCGATCCTCTTCACCGAACCCTCGCTGGCGCTGATCGGCGAGACCGACCGGGCGGACGCGCTGATCGGCGAATCCGATTATCGCGACCAGGGGCGCGCGACGATCGACGGCGTGGCAGACGGGCTCGCCCGGCTCCATGCCGCGCCCGACGGGCGCCTGATCGGCGCCGAGATCTTCGCGCCCGGCGCCGAGCATCTCGGCCACCTCCTGGCCTGGGCGATCGCCGACGGTCTCGCGGCCCACCAGCTGCTCGACCGGCCCTTCTATCACCCCACACTGGAAGAAGGGCTGAAGCCGGCGCTGCGCGCGCTCTGCGCGCGGGCCGGCACCATGCCGCCGGCCGAGCGCGACGAAGGCAGCCCCGCCGGCCCCTGA
- a CDS encoding NAD(P)/FAD-dependent oxidoreductase: MGEDGAVVDVGVIGAGPAGLTAAYLLTKAGRSVTVIERDPRYVGGISRTVEQDGFRFDIGGHRFFSKSRQVVELWNEILPDDFIERPRMSRIYYEGKFYAYPLRAFEALRNLGIGRSIACMASFARARLRPRRDPQSFEDWTINQFGARLFGIFFKTYTEKVWGMACDEISADWAAQRIKGLSLGGAVLDGLKRSLGLARRPNDGMAAKTLLESFRYPRKGPGMMWEAARDHVVAGGNAVLMDHALARLSWNAAERCWHLLATTGDGGQRLIRARAIISSAPMRELAARLHPLPRTATAAFDLRYRDFLTVALKIRAPDLFPDNWIYIHDPKVKVGRIQNYRSWSPEMVPDPSVACVGLEYFCFEGDGLWGMSDQALIELATAEMATLGLCDPAAVEGGVVVRQEKAYPIYDAAYRDNVEALRGELESLYPTLHLVGRNGMHRYNNQDHAMMTAMLSVRNILAGRRVHDVWAVNEDAEYHEAGAEGDAADIAAALNADRAVPRRRVA; this comes from the coding sequence ATGGGCGAGGACGGCGCGGTGGTGGATGTGGGCGTGATCGGCGCCGGCCCGGCGGGGCTCACGGCCGCCTATCTGCTCACCAAGGCGGGCCGATCGGTGACGGTGATCGAGCGCGATCCCCGCTACGTTGGCGGCATCAGCCGCACGGTCGAGCAGGACGGGTTCCGCTTCGATATCGGCGGCCACCGCTTCTTCTCCAAATCGCGTCAGGTGGTGGAGCTCTGGAACGAGATCCTGCCCGACGATTTCATCGAGCGGCCGCGCATGAGCCGCATCTATTACGAGGGCAAATTCTACGCCTATCCGCTGCGGGCGTTCGAGGCGCTGCGCAATCTCGGGATCGGCCGCTCGATCGCCTGCATGGCCTCCTTCGCGCGGGCCCGGCTGCGGCCGCGCCGCGATCCGCAAAGTTTCGAGGACTGGACGATCAACCAGTTCGGCGCGCGCCTCTTCGGCATCTTCTTCAAGACCTATACCGAAAAAGTATGGGGCATGGCGTGCGACGAGATCTCGGCCGATTGGGCGGCGCAGCGCATCAAGGGGCTGAGCCTGGGCGGTGCGGTGCTGGATGGCCTCAAGCGGTCGCTCGGCCTCGCGCGGCGCCCCAATGACGGCATGGCCGCCAAGACGCTGCTCGAGAGCTTCCGCTATCCGCGCAAGGGCCCGGGCATGATGTGGGAGGCGGCGCGCGATCATGTCGTCGCCGGCGGCAACGCAGTGCTGATGGATCATGCGCTCGCCCGCCTCAGCTGGAACGCGGCGGAGCGCTGCTGGCATCTGCTCGCCACCACCGGCGATGGCGGCCAGCGCCTGATCCGCGCGCGCGCGATCATCTCCTCGGCGCCGATGCGCGAGCTTGCCGCGCGCCTCCACCCGCTGCCCCGCACCGCCACCGCCGCCTTCGACCTCCGCTATCGCGACTTCCTGACCGTGGCGCTCAAGATTCGCGCGCCCGATCTCTTCCCCGACAATTGGATCTATATCCATGACCCGAAGGTGAAGGTGGGGCGCATCCAGAATTACCGCTCCTGGTCGCCCGAGATGGTGCCCGATCCCTCGGTCGCCTGTGTCGGGCTGGAATATTTCTGCTTCGAGGGCGACGGCTTGTGGGGCATGTCCGATCAGGCGCTGATCGAGCTTGCCACCGCCGAGATGGCGACGCTCGGCCTGTGCGATCCCGCCGCCGTGGAGGGCGGCGTGGTGGTGCGGCAGGAGAAGGCCTATCCGATCTACGATGCCGCCTATCGCGACAATGTGGAGGCGCTGCGGGGCGAGCTGGAAAGCCTCTATCCCACGCTCCACCTTGTCGGCCGCAACGGGATGCACCGCTACAATAATCAGGATCATGCGATGATGACGGCGATGCTGTCGGTGCGCAACATCCTGGCCGGGCGCCGTGTCCACGATGTGTGGGCGGTGAACGAGGATGCCGAATATCACGAGGCGGGCGCCGAGGGCGATGCCGCCGACATCGCGGCGGCCTTGAACGCCGACCGGGCGGTGCCGCGCCGCCGCGTCGCCTGA